In a genomic window of Wyeomyia smithii strain HCP4-BCI-WySm-NY-G18 chromosome 1, ASM2978416v1, whole genome shotgun sequence:
- the LOC129733924 gene encoding rhophilin-2 isoform X2, with the protein MGYLQDLQLKGSDPRAATCRGKLQSRRCKLNQEINKELRLRAGAENLYKATTNKKLKDTVALELSFVNSNLQLLKEQLSELNSSMEIYQGEGLDYVIPMIPLGLKETKEVNFMEPFSDFILEHYSEDSSVYEDAIADITDTRQAAKTPTRDAQGVALLFRYYNLLYYVERRFFPPDRSLGVYFEWYDSLTGVPSCQRTVAFEKACILFNLAAIYTQIGAKQDRSSEKGLDAAVDNFLRAAGVFKHIYDTFTNAPSMDLKPQVLEVLVALILAQARECLYEKLLLQLEETTNSDCSAFHRNLSGEATQLMVEYREIHRIIQNNEAHTYLPECWAGLVPLKSEHYKALAHYHTAKSIDPALVTPGKTSTPSKSPAGNRQKLAAFGSQTTLTQSRDTFIFDETSLEGDLNPAMLKKAHLRESLSSHEEAQRLQRMCRELKNKVALTKVLNYALEKTSEELEMLDMELDGSGFLDEDIDLIDVTLNTTSKFTISLTGPDFTAYKIEDPFRKLGPIAIFSARRHWTAPRCIRLQKGSSLAITGGGTLDRRRYNSTTLNGGSAGSTSSGGSSIGRSDGSGREKCQCNKTNYYNDLRSCDVCFKNVCNASESDYHRQQSHHRSAIGLNVAQSIDGSDYSGTIDSFESFGFHVRSDAPVMVSNVEINSLADLGGIKEGDFIVELCGIDVKWYTHQQVLKLIKNCTNSLDLKVITPMDRNYLKPMASTHSKGSISTLSGSSSGVSSGAPSPTGTTTKNSKPRSKLGKNRLSSFTSGSWNPFRRTQSLGKIF; encoded by the exons GGTTCGGACCCGCGGGCGGCCACCTGTAGAGGCAAACTGCAGAGTCGGCGCTGTAAGCTCAACCAGGAAATCAACAAGGAGCTGCGGCTGCGCGCTGGAGCTGAAAATCTATACAAAGCAACGACAAACAAGAAGCTGAAGGACACGGTCGCACTGGAGCTGAGTTTTGTCAATTCCAACCTGCAGCTGCTGAAGGAGCAGCTCTCGGAGCTGAACTCGTCGATGGAGATTTACCAGGGCGAAGG tTTGGATTACGTCATACCGATGATCCCACTGGGCCTGAAGGAAACCAAAGAAGTCAACTTCATGGAACCGTTTTCGGATTTTATCCTAGAGCACTACAGTGAAGATTCGAGCGTGTACGAGGATGCCATTGCCGATATCACCGATACGAGACAG gcTGCCAAAACCCCAACCAGGGATGCGCAAGGCGTGGCGCTTCTGTTCCGCTACTACAACTTGTTGTACTATGTTGAGAGACGGTTTTTCCCGCCCGATCGAAGCCTAGGGGTTTATTTTGAGTGGTACGACTCGCTCACCG GGGTACCCTCGTGTCAGCGTACGGTCGCATTCGAGAAAGCCTGCATCCTGTTCAATCTGGCCGCTATCTACACGCAGATCGGGGCCAAGCAGGACCGCTCGTCCGAGAAGGGCCTGGACGCGGCGGTCGACAACTTCCTGCGGGCGGCCGGGGTGTTCAAGCACATCTACGACACGTTCACGAATGCGCCCTCGATGGACCTTAAACCGCAG GTTCTGGAAGTGCTGGTTGCACTCATTTTGGCCCAGGCACGCGAGTGTCTGTATGAAAAACTTTTACTACAGCTAGAAGAAACGACCAATTCCGATTGCAGTGCG TTCCACCGCAATCTTTCCGGCGAAGCTACCCAGTTGATGGTCGAGTATCGCGAAATACACCGGATAATACAGAATAACGAGGCGCATACTTATCTGCCCGAGTGCTGGGCCGGGCTGGTCCCGCTCAAATCAGAACATTACAAAG CCCTGGCCCACTATCACACAGCCAAATCGATCGACCCGGCGCTCGTGACACCCGGCAAAACGAGCACACCATCCAAAAGCCCAGCCGGCAACCGGCAGAAGTTGGCGGCTTTCGGTAGCCAGACGACGCTCACCCAGTCTCGGGATACGTTCATCTTCGATGAGACCTCACTTGAGGGCGACCTGAATCCGGCCATGCTCAAGAAAGCCCATCTTCGGGAGTCGCTGTCTAGTCATGAAGAGGCCCAGCGGCTGCAGCGGATGTGCCGCGAGTTGAAGAACAAAGTCGCCCTAACTAAGGTACTGAACTACGCGCTGGAGAAAACCTCCGAAGAGCTGGAGATGCTCGATATGGAACTGGACGGGTCCGGTTTCCTGGATGAGGACATTGATCTGATTGATGTCACCCTAAATACAACCTCGAAGTTCACGATTTCGTTGACCGGACCAGATTTTACCGCATATAAAATTGAGGATCCATTTCGGAAGCTCGGTCCGATAGCAATTTTTTCCGCCAGACGACACTGGACGGCGCCACGGTGCATACGGCTTCAGAAGGGCAGTTCTCTTGCGATTACTGGCGGAGGAACGCTGGATCGACGTCGCTATAATAGTACTACCTTGAACGGGGGTAGTGCCGGAAGCACTAGCAGCGGAGGAAGCAGCATCGGAAGAAGTGACGGAAGTGGCCGGGAGAAATGTCAGTGTAACAAAACCAATTACTACAACGACTTGCGCTCGTGTGACGTTTGCTTTAAGAATGTATGTAACGCCTCTGAGTCCGACTATCATCGTCAGCAGAGTCATCATCGATCAGCCATCGGATTAAACGTGGCTCAATCGATCGACGGAAGTGACTACAGTGGCACCATCGATAGCTTCGAGAGCTTTGGTTTTCATGTGCGAAGTGATGCTCCAGTTATGGTTTCGAACGTTGAAATCAATTCGTTGGCTGAC CTCGGTGGTATTAAGGAGGGAGATTTCATCGTAGAATTGTGCGGAATCGACGTCAAATGGTACACCCACCAGCAGGTGCTGAAGTTGATTAAGAATTGCACCAACAGTTTGGACCTCAAAGTGATCACTCCGATGGATCGCAATTACTTGAAG CCCATGGCCTCCACTCACTCCAAAGGATCGATTTCAACGCTGTCTGGCAGCTCGTCGGGAGTGTCCTCCGGTGCGCCAAGTCCGACCGGGACGACAACCAAGAATAGTAAACCCCGCTCGAAGCTGGGCAAAAATCGGCTCAGTAGTTTCACCTCCGGCAGCTGGAACCCGTTCCGCCGAACGCAGAGTTTAGGAAAAATATTCTAG
- the LOC129733924 gene encoding rhophilin-2 isoform X1 translates to MDEKSKGKEPESSFCFIRGSDPRAATCRGKLQSRRCKLNQEINKELRLRAGAENLYKATTNKKLKDTVALELSFVNSNLQLLKEQLSELNSSMEIYQGEGLDYVIPMIPLGLKETKEVNFMEPFSDFILEHYSEDSSVYEDAIADITDTRQAAKTPTRDAQGVALLFRYYNLLYYVERRFFPPDRSLGVYFEWYDSLTGVPSCQRTVAFEKACILFNLAAIYTQIGAKQDRSSEKGLDAAVDNFLRAAGVFKHIYDTFTNAPSMDLKPQVLEVLVALILAQARECLYEKLLLQLEETTNSDCSAFHRNLSGEATQLMVEYREIHRIIQNNEAHTYLPECWAGLVPLKSEHYKALAHYHTAKSIDPALVTPGKTSTPSKSPAGNRQKLAAFGSQTTLTQSRDTFIFDETSLEGDLNPAMLKKAHLRESLSSHEEAQRLQRMCRELKNKVALTKVLNYALEKTSEELEMLDMELDGSGFLDEDIDLIDVTLNTTSKFTISLTGPDFTAYKIEDPFRKLGPIAIFSARRHWTAPRCIRLQKGSSLAITGGGTLDRRRYNSTTLNGGSAGSTSSGGSSIGRSDGSGREKCQCNKTNYYNDLRSCDVCFKNVCNASESDYHRQQSHHRSAIGLNVAQSIDGSDYSGTIDSFESFGFHVRSDAPVMVSNVEINSLADLGGIKEGDFIVELCGIDVKWYTHQQVLKLIKNCTNSLDLKVITPMDRNYLKPMASTHSKGSISTLSGSSSGVSSGAPSPTGTTTKNSKPRSKLGKNRLSSFTSGSWNPFRRTQSLGKIF, encoded by the exons GGTTCGGACCCGCGGGCGGCCACCTGTAGAGGCAAACTGCAGAGTCGGCGCTGTAAGCTCAACCAGGAAATCAACAAGGAGCTGCGGCTGCGCGCTGGAGCTGAAAATCTATACAAAGCAACGACAAACAAGAAGCTGAAGGACACGGTCGCACTGGAGCTGAGTTTTGTCAATTCCAACCTGCAGCTGCTGAAGGAGCAGCTCTCGGAGCTGAACTCGTCGATGGAGATTTACCAGGGCGAAGG tTTGGATTACGTCATACCGATGATCCCACTGGGCCTGAAGGAAACCAAAGAAGTCAACTTCATGGAACCGTTTTCGGATTTTATCCTAGAGCACTACAGTGAAGATTCGAGCGTGTACGAGGATGCCATTGCCGATATCACCGATACGAGACAG gcTGCCAAAACCCCAACCAGGGATGCGCAAGGCGTGGCGCTTCTGTTCCGCTACTACAACTTGTTGTACTATGTTGAGAGACGGTTTTTCCCGCCCGATCGAAGCCTAGGGGTTTATTTTGAGTGGTACGACTCGCTCACCG GGGTACCCTCGTGTCAGCGTACGGTCGCATTCGAGAAAGCCTGCATCCTGTTCAATCTGGCCGCTATCTACACGCAGATCGGGGCCAAGCAGGACCGCTCGTCCGAGAAGGGCCTGGACGCGGCGGTCGACAACTTCCTGCGGGCGGCCGGGGTGTTCAAGCACATCTACGACACGTTCACGAATGCGCCCTCGATGGACCTTAAACCGCAG GTTCTGGAAGTGCTGGTTGCACTCATTTTGGCCCAGGCACGCGAGTGTCTGTATGAAAAACTTTTACTACAGCTAGAAGAAACGACCAATTCCGATTGCAGTGCG TTCCACCGCAATCTTTCCGGCGAAGCTACCCAGTTGATGGTCGAGTATCGCGAAATACACCGGATAATACAGAATAACGAGGCGCATACTTATCTGCCCGAGTGCTGGGCCGGGCTGGTCCCGCTCAAATCAGAACATTACAAAG CCCTGGCCCACTATCACACAGCCAAATCGATCGACCCGGCGCTCGTGACACCCGGCAAAACGAGCACACCATCCAAAAGCCCAGCCGGCAACCGGCAGAAGTTGGCGGCTTTCGGTAGCCAGACGACGCTCACCCAGTCTCGGGATACGTTCATCTTCGATGAGACCTCACTTGAGGGCGACCTGAATCCGGCCATGCTCAAGAAAGCCCATCTTCGGGAGTCGCTGTCTAGTCATGAAGAGGCCCAGCGGCTGCAGCGGATGTGCCGCGAGTTGAAGAACAAAGTCGCCCTAACTAAGGTACTGAACTACGCGCTGGAGAAAACCTCCGAAGAGCTGGAGATGCTCGATATGGAACTGGACGGGTCCGGTTTCCTGGATGAGGACATTGATCTGATTGATGTCACCCTAAATACAACCTCGAAGTTCACGATTTCGTTGACCGGACCAGATTTTACCGCATATAAAATTGAGGATCCATTTCGGAAGCTCGGTCCGATAGCAATTTTTTCCGCCAGACGACACTGGACGGCGCCACGGTGCATACGGCTTCAGAAGGGCAGTTCTCTTGCGATTACTGGCGGAGGAACGCTGGATCGACGTCGCTATAATAGTACTACCTTGAACGGGGGTAGTGCCGGAAGCACTAGCAGCGGAGGAAGCAGCATCGGAAGAAGTGACGGAAGTGGCCGGGAGAAATGTCAGTGTAACAAAACCAATTACTACAACGACTTGCGCTCGTGTGACGTTTGCTTTAAGAATGTATGTAACGCCTCTGAGTCCGACTATCATCGTCAGCAGAGTCATCATCGATCAGCCATCGGATTAAACGTGGCTCAATCGATCGACGGAAGTGACTACAGTGGCACCATCGATAGCTTCGAGAGCTTTGGTTTTCATGTGCGAAGTGATGCTCCAGTTATGGTTTCGAACGTTGAAATCAATTCGTTGGCTGAC CTCGGTGGTATTAAGGAGGGAGATTTCATCGTAGAATTGTGCGGAATCGACGTCAAATGGTACACCCACCAGCAGGTGCTGAAGTTGATTAAGAATTGCACCAACAGTTTGGACCTCAAAGTGATCACTCCGATGGATCGCAATTACTTGAAG CCCATGGCCTCCACTCACTCCAAAGGATCGATTTCAACGCTGTCTGGCAGCTCGTCGGGAGTGTCCTCCGGTGCGCCAAGTCCGACCGGGACGACAACCAAGAATAGTAAACCCCGCTCGAAGCTGGGCAAAAATCGGCTCAGTAGTTTCACCTCCGGCAGCTGGAACCCGTTCCGCCGAACGCAGAGTTTAGGAAAAATATTCTAG